Below is a genomic region from Fusarium oxysporum Fo47 chromosome VIII, complete sequence.
TCAGCTTCGTTCGAAATCTAGCCTAGCGCAATCGAACAATGATCTCACTTCGTTTCCCTCTCGGTGGTTCGCTGATCTACAGGCCCAGCTAAAAGAATTCACCAGCGATCACTATCCAGCCAGCTGCgtccaagaagccaagagacAATTGGTGTCAAATGAAGAGAACTGGTTGCAACTTTTGGCAGGACAGCAGGGGTTCCTTACCGATAAGAAATGGCGAGGTCTCGATAACCACCAGCTCCTTTGGGGTGACATGGTAAGCGGCTCCTTATCACTGAAAGGTGCATGATTTCTGACATTTCTCGTTGCGTAGGATAGCATGGTAAGTGGACCCCCTTTTGTTCCTTTCTAGGATGAAATCTAATATTCTTAGGGTAAGAGACTACACTCTGTAACGCTTTCGAGATCTAATCTTTCTGTGCATAGGTCATGTTAATAACGTAATGTACAACCGCTATGTCGAGACTGGGCGGGTGCATTTCATCCGACAGCATAGTGAAGATGCAGCAGAGCACGAAAAGTCTCAATGGGACGACTTGCCAACACCACGTAGCCTCGGCCTTATTCTCAGAAGTATCACCACAGAATACAAATTTGTATGACTCCCTTGATAGCTTCGGAGACAGGAAGACTGACCGGCCGCTGTGCTGTAGCCTCTTGAGTTTCCAGACCACATCACTGTATTATATAAACTGCTTGAAGCTCCAACTAATGAGTCAACATCACTCAAGATGGAAGCATGGATCTTATCGGAACAATACCGCCGCTTGGCAGCACGATGCATCGACGACACTGTTATCTATGACTACACTACAGCCAAGAAGACGGTTCTGAAGCCTTTCATGGTAGACAAGTTTCAGCAAACATTTAGTATGCAACAGGCAAACCAGAGGAAGTATACGGATCAGGCAAAAAGAGCAATCCAGGCTGCCGAGGAGCTTCAGATAAAGTACAAATAGTTATGCGGCTCTTGCCCAGATTTTATAGACACTTGGTATATGCAATAACAGACCCGTGGAGCAGGGAACTTtctatatttaatttataaactAGAAGGGAGACTCGAGATTTCCGCTTCAAGcacaagactgcttctcaagTCGAGCTAATGAAATGCACCACCTGTAAGAGTGACTTATCCGAGGATTTCTTGGCGTACTCTGAGGGTGCATAGTATTATGCCAGAGCCTCCTGTATTTTgtaatagttttattattatacctcTCCTTACCTATGCTCTAgttattagtattatatagtttatagTAAAGTGTAATAGTACTGGCATGCTATTGGCCATACTGAAAGAGATCAGGAATGGCTTAGGGCAGCTCCTAAGATCTGCATAAAGCTTGCTCCTACAGACGGGCCGGAAGGCCTCCTTACCCATGACTATTAATGCATAGGGACAAATCTCGTTATGTGAACCCACAGGATGATTATATGTTTATAAGACTTTCCTGAAATCATTCTATTGATTGGTAACAAGACTTGTTCCTCTGCCGCCAACTTATACGCTCCGCCTTATCAGTCGAACTCCTTAGTTCAGGCCcttcttatccttaacttGTTGCGCCAAGCGGTTTAAATCCGCTGGCCACAGCGGGTCCTTTTCAATTCCATGAACAACCTGGTCAATCAGAACAATAGCCAGATCATCTAAAACCACGGCCTCAGTGGCGCCAATACCTAAACCTCGAGATATAGCTGTCAGAGCAGTAACCAGCATACCACCCTGAGCAGGGACAGATCCGGGTTTAGCTATCACCGCTTCTACCGCGCCATCGCTGGTATCCGCAAACGCGATAACTTGGTTTTCTGCTGCGCCCTAGGATCCACGCACATTAGTAAGCAAAACAACCAGTTCGAACATAAAGCCCCGTAGTTATATTAGGCATATCTTACCCGTATACGTCTAAACTCAGGAGCAAACCACATATTCTGGTTGACATCCCGCGAAACTGCCACCGCGCTGAGATACGCTACTCGAAACGGCCGTGCAAGGCCAGAGGAGCGCATGGCTTCAAGGCCGACCATAGTATAATCCTGACAAACCTTGCGCACCTCTTCAGGGTCCATTCGAAATGCGTGAGAAGGCGTCACGCCCACTGTCCAGATACATGCACCTGCGCCGGCAAAAGCTTCCTTTGCCGCGGGTGAGTATGTACCATAGTCCGGGACAATGACGTTTTGGAGTTTCGCGGCGGTTTGCTCGAGAGATCGGCGGGTAACAGCGACAACGCTGGTGATGTCTGAGCGTGTAAGGGCTTGACGAAGGATCCCAGCGCCGATGTAGCCTGTAGCGCCAACTACAATAAGTTTCATGATGGCAATTAACAGAAATCCTTTGGGTGCATAAGATTTTGGATGAAATTTGATCTGGTTCTGGACTGGATAGGTTTATTGAGTTGATGGTTCTTGGTTGTTGGGTTGAAATCAGTTGCTGACATGTATAATTCCAACTGTCAAACTCGTCCGCAAGTCAGCTGACTTATGCATCGCATAACATACCAAGCATCCATGCCTTACTGGGCAACGAATGACCTTAAGAAAAGATTCAGCCAATCGCGGCCGATTCCGTGTGCTCCCCCTCCTTATCAGATTCGCGCTGACAACGCACCTGATGCATCCTCCCATCATCTCTCCCCTGGTAGTTTCGAGCTCCTACGTCGCGACCACAGTACTAATGAGAATTTTCTTGGCCTTTACAAGTATCTCTATTCagtatttaaatatctttttaCAAGTTCCCTCCCCACAAGATCTTCGAGAAACACACCAAACGAAGAATATCCTCATCGAGCAAAACAGCCTGACGAACATCGCATGGCAGGATCTTATTATGTTCGCAATTACCAGCCACATAATTAACCAACTCAAATACCTCAGTGAGTATATAGCCCAACACCCGACAGATTCCTTTCACAGCATCGTCTCTAAAGACCCTGGGCTTATCCTGGCTGCGAGACTCGAGGAACTCTCGAAGACGAACGCTCACGTGAGACATGTCAAAGTCTAGAATTGGGCTTTGGTCCGGCTGAGTGAAGTGACGATACGAGGCAACGTCTAGGCTGATAGGTCTAATATTCTTCTCATAATCAGGGAATAATGTCTTGGCCATTTCTGCAACATTCTCACCTCCAAGATGAGGAAGGACGAAGTGTTCGAGATAACTGAGGGCCATCTCGTTCACGAGATCTAATAGTGGCTGCTTCCATGGATCGATGAACCCATGGATAGTTGGTTCCGCGCCATTACGGGAGGGATATTCTTCGCGATAGCTTCGCAAAGGTTCAATATCTTGTTCTCTCAGAATATAGTCGCTTGGATCGTATGGGCCAAGCTGCTCAGACGCTGGCGGCGGGGAAACATATTGACAGGAGACCATGTCTTGGACCTTCTCCATTCCCGAGAAGTCAACTCCTTCACGCAGTTCGCGCTCAAACCTCTCCTGTGGCGTCATGTGTTCTCGCAGTGTTCCTGGAAGGCCCAAGAAACTTGTCCTTGTGAACTCTGTGTATACGGAGAAGAACAGGAATGATCTTGCTGCGGTGTGCGTATCATTGAATCCAAAGCGGCCAAACATGTATTCTCCATGGGGGATATACAACCAGATTCCATGCTCTGCACTGTCTCGCCGGCTTGGTCGTTGGCCCTGCCATAGCTGGACCATTTCTTGCACTACAGAGCgatcaacaagaccaagagagTTGGAGTTTGCCAGcatatcatcatcgccctcTTCCTGGCCTTCACCAATCTCATCAAAGCACCGTTTGTCATAGTAGCTCCAGTCATAACGATTAATCACAAAGACTCCAGCCTGAGAAGTGGCGTCGTTGTTCATCGTGCTTCCATGATCTGGTTCATAAGGTGAGCCAGATATGCGGAGAATCTTATCGACTTCCTGCCTGGGATCGATATCTGCGTGAGCCACGAACCATGCTACTGTATCACTTGTCTCAGAAACAACAAGTTTGAAGACATTCCAGATCCCTTTTTGTGCGGCGACGTTGTAGTTGATGCTGTGAGCTTTAACTGTGCCACTTGGTTGCGGCGGAGCAACGGGGAGGCCTTGAGAGGGAGCAGAGGAACCGAACCAAATGTTGTGCAAGGAGCCGAAACAGAGCTGACCCGAGACGACGGAGAGAGTCGAGTGTATTGTAGGAGAGTCCGCCATAGTGATTATTTCAAGGCCCTACCTATTGATGCGAAGTGTTCGTGAGAACTGTAAGTATCGACAGACCCCACGTTTAAATAGTCGCCTCGGCGAAACAAAGGGCCGTCTACCTAGGCTGGTGCCTATTTGACCTTTGAAGTTATTCCGACCTAAGTTTGACTTATTTCAAATCTCACCTCTGTGAAAAAATTAGGCGCACAGGCCCAAGTCATAGAGAATATCCGCCTGGTAAGTACTACATGATGTCAAAGGGAGCTCGACAGCTTCGCGAATCTCCTGTTTATAATTCTAATTGCATAGCCGGCTGTGCCGGTATAAGTGGCTGGTGATGGGCTCCACTCAACTTCTTTTATgataatattattcttgtatgCAGAAAGGGGGATTTCAACCAACCCCTCCCTTAAGAGACCGATGTCATCATGACATTCTAGTCCCATTCTAAAACACCCAGGTCAACATTTCTTCGCCGCTATAATCTCACCCTGACGTAGCCTAGAATTtgaagaaaatatataattgGCCTGGCAATTTTCATCGCGACAAAACACTTGTAACCACCAGGTACGATATCAGATTAGCCAAACAGAACGGTGGGTCATTTACAGTCACAGGTTGAGTTGAGCCTCTAAACTGATAAGTCAAACTCTGACCAGGTAGCCATCTGTGTATCATGTCTCAGCGAAATCGCCCCATTCTTCCAGCTGAACCCAACTCTACGATTCGTGGTCCTgaccattcatcatcatcgcgaGGGGTCCCTGTCACAAGCACAAAGCTAGTTCGGAGGGCTAGACCAGTCATTCAGGCGTGCGACCGCTGTCGGAAACAGAAAGTGAAATGTAACGGCGAACGACCAGTTTGCAAAACCTGCGCCAGCAAACGAGTACCATGTTCGTGGACAGTCGCGAATCATCAGACTACCGTATCCGCCTCGAGGCATCAGGCAGTTCAGGTTGAAAATGAGCGCCTTCGGGAGGTGTATGCTCTCCTTCAAACGCTTCCGGAGAGTGAGGCTCGACAGATGTTTGCTCGAATCCGTGATGCAGACGATCCTATCACCGTATTGAATCTTGCAAGGGGCGCAAGCACACTCAGAGACCCTCCATCTCCACGTCCCGAAATCACCTCGACAGGCTGGAACCCTAGGGTGGACGCCCTGAGCCTTAAGACGTTGAGCGAAAGCCCCATACGCGTACATGCCAAGCCCTGGACTGCTGTTGCCGGCGATGGGCTTGTTTCGCAGCTAATATCGTCTTTCTTCACCTGGGATGATGCATTTTTTTATCCCTTCATTGATCTTCAAGCCTTTCTAAAGGATATGAATAGTGGTGAGGTCAAGAAAGCTAGATATTGCTCACCTTTTCTTGTCAATGCAATTTGCGCTTCTAGATGTGTACGTGTACTTTGTATCTCATCTGTCTGGAACCAGGAACCTGACTACTGATAGTTTACATCTGCAAGAGCAAAGATGTTTAGCTCTATCGCAGGCAAGAGCGTAGGAGCACAATTCCTAGATGAGGCAAAGAAGCTACTAGACTTGGAAAACGGTCGAGCCTCACTTCCAACAGTACAAGGGCTCACCCTAATGTTTACTCTCTCGGCGTACCGGGGCATGGATCGAGCAGGCATGGTACGTACTCAGGTCAAGTTATCTGACAGCGCTGTTTTGATAGCTTTCGCTACGTGACTGGTAATGCCCTGTTCGAAAATGTCGACCTCTAGCAGTTAGTCATGAAGTATAGCTGACTCAAGTATTAGATGTATAGGTATGCTGCATACGAAATGTTTCGTCGACTTCATCTAGACGGGACGTTCAACAGAATCAAAGACGACCCTGGTCAGACGCGACAGAGGGAAATCATATCGAAAGCTGCTTGGGGGCTCTTCTGTTTTGAAAGGTATGTGATCGACAGTGTTCACGTAGGATTTTAGTAGTGAAGACTGATATCTATGGCAATCTATGCAGTATTGTAGCATACGTATATCTCGAGCAATCTCTACTTGCACCGCCCACAATACCAAGATGCTTTCATGCAAAAGACAGACCATCGGAAAATCTTGATTTATGGGGTGACTTACATCAGACAGAGAGAGGCATGCCTCCGTTCGTGCCTGGTATTCTAGATGCCACTTGTGACTTATCGGAAATGCTGTATGAGATAATGTTTTGCAATATCCGAGCACAGGAGATTGGAAGCGAAGAGGACCTCAAAAAAAGGCGAGAATTATACAATTCAGTTTTGGAATGGAGCGGAAACCTACCAAAACGTATGAAAAAAGATGAGAACTTGACACCTCAGACCTGTTTCCTACGGTACTTATCACTCCCTACATTTTGTATTCCACTTTCTCACAGAGACAGAATCTACATCGACGAATTATTAATCAGCCTTCTAAGACCGCTAAGTCCTGATACAATATTCGAAAATGGAACAACCGCCAAAACGCATTGCATTCAACTAGCTGGCATCGACGCAGACATCGTGGCACAATACATACAACATTTTTCCATACGGGATTATTCATGCATGGCGCTATGCGGACTTTACAACTCGGTCGGAACTGTAGCTGCGTATCTCGACGATCCAACCGCTCGCAGCACATTTGTGAAAGCAAGCATGATGCTCCGCCAAATCGGGCGTGATTTTCCCATGGCCATATTTATCCTGCAGGGAATCCAGGCTATGGCATGGGCGAGCGGTTTTGCGCTCCCAACTGAGGCCAGTCAATTTTTTAAGGAACTAGGCTCTGGCAAGGAGGAACTTCTGGATATGCCTATAGCATTTACGCTGCCATCGGTTGCGTCGGTCAGGCAGCTTTTGTCGGCGGATAGCGGGGATAACAATAACAACTTAGAGATGGGGATAGAGATAGGCTTGCTGCTTTCTAGATGGAGTTCCTTATCAGTCGACTAACAATTTTGGAAGTTTTGGGTTAGTTTTCTATCTACGGAGTATAAATTAAAGTAAAAAGGGGCTTTTGTACCCCTTAATTAGGGCTAGGGGGAAAGCTTTAAGTCGAAATAAGTAAACTCTTAAGCGATTTCTAAGGATAGTGTAAGATGGATTAACTCTCAGAACttaaataaagtattaccCGAGTTCATATAGTAAAATCGCTAACATTCTTGGAAGCTTTTTAGGCGTAACTCCAAAAAAGAACGGAGTGCTGAGTCTCCTCTTCTGGTGATGTCTATTCTCTGTCTGTATGCTGACTGGTCGGTCATCTTCTGTCCGCTCCTCGTGCCGACTCTGTCGCTCTTTGGGAAATGTGGACCATAAGGCTTAGCACGGCTGTTACCGTCCTTTGCCAGGCGTGACCTGTTGTTAGTCAATTGTATTAAATTCTGTTCATTTCCGGGACACAAATCTGTGAATGTGGGAATACTGACCACATTGGCTCAAACTGGCTATATCGGTTGCGTAACCAAAGGAATGAAGCTTAGTCAATATAACGTCTGGGTAATGTGTAGATAATGGATCAAGATTGAACGGCGCACAGCATCCCTGCAGAAATTCATGTAGACAAGCGAAAATAGGAGCAGAAACATCTATTAGTACGACAAATATAACTCAAACTTAGACATCTCTTCAGAGGCTGTAAATGACATTGCAGCTAGGGTACATCAACAGCACAGTTAACGTTTCTGTGATAGGTAAGTTGGAGCCTGATCTTTAAAACCTCTGTTTCGATTGGGCTTCATGTGATAGTAAACATAAgcttaataattaaagtaattaagCGAGAGCCTAATTTAAGTGAGGGAAgctttaatacttatatacaCTATATATCCTCTATCTAATGCAGTAAATCTAATAATCTCACTTTAGCACCTATTTTAATTCTCAAAGCATTCCTGTCTCAGCGACTCTCCTCTGTGATTGTCTTAACAGTCACATAACTTGTCGACTGCGGCCCCCGGCTGTGGTGCCGCCGGCAGAATCTTGAAAAGCCTGAAAATCTGAAACCTTGCATGTATGGGTCTATGAACAGCTGTGCCTTTTGACCTTCTTTAACGAGTCGGTTCCCGAACCGTCTGTGGACCTTATCAGGTATGTTTGCCCACATCCCGACGATCTACCATGGGGTTACGTATATCACAGCGAATTAGGAAAGACTATTTACTAACGTCACGTTGCAACCGTCACGCCTCTTCAAGCAGATCGACATGTGAAATGGATCCTCCTGCCAACTACGGCCATTTTCGCATTGCGGAACTTTGTCGACGTGACATTGCCAAGACGGACGGGATAAAGACGTGATTTGCGATGGTGGGATAACGGTGTGATGCAACCCTGAGAACTGAAGAGTCAAATGTGATAGTCCGTCTTAGAATGCATAAAGGGAACTGGACTTCTCGCATGCCTGGTTTGTTATGCCAACATTTGACCTCGTTCACATCACTGTCTTTGTCTGTGCTGTTATCATGCGTGTTTCTGCTTCAATTGCTCTAGCCTTGGCTGCTTTGGCCGTGGCCCATCCAGGCGAAGACCACCACGATGAGCTTGAGGCGCGTCGCTCCTTCGAAGCCAGTGCTGAGCGATTGTCCCTCCGTCACTGTGCTGAGAAGCTGCAGGCCAGAGGTGTTACCGAGCGTAACATCAAGCGTCGTTCTGCCTTGATCGAGGAGCATCGCCGAAAGCGTAAGTAATACTCAGATACATAGCTCATCTCTTTCTAATGTGGCTTGTCTTAGGTGGTATCAAGAAGCGCGATCTCGAGGACGTGCTCAACACGGACCATAATAAGACCCATCTTGGGTATACACCCAACACCCCAGCCGAGATCCTCTTCGCAGGCCAAAACTCATGCGTGCTAACCCCCGAGGTCACTCTCGGTCCATACTGTGAGTGTTGGTCAGCTGTCAAAACGACATGCGCTAACAATTACGAGACGTCAGTGGCGAGTCTGTTCGGCGCAATCTGAAAGAGGACCAGGAGGGCGTTGACCTTATTCTCGACTACCAAATCATCAACGTAGCTACTTGCGAACCTGTACCAAAGCTATATCTCGAGATCTGGCACTGTAACTCAACTGGTGTTTACGGCGGCGTGAATAATCAGGGAAACGGAAACTTTGATGACAAGGCCAACATTAACAAGACCTTTGGCCGGGGCATTCAGCCAAcggatgaagatggcgttGCCCAGTTTGAGACGATCTTCCCAGGTCATTATGTTGGCCGTACGACGCATATCCATCTCTTGGCTCATGCAAACGCTACTCTTTACCAGAATAAGACACTTGGAAACGTCATCTACAGCAGCCACATTGGACAGACTTACTTCGACCAGGACCTGATCGACGACGTTGAAGCCCTTGCTCCTTACACCACCAACACGCAGGCTCAGACCACAAACGCTGGTGACGGAATTCTAGCTCAGGCTGCCAACCAGGACTACGACCCGGTCGTCGAATGGACCCTTCTTGGTGACACTGTTGCTGAGGGCCTCTTCGGCTGGCTGGCTTATGGTATCAACATCACTACCACTGACAAGGTTACCCCTGCAGTCTTCAGGTATGAGGATGGTGGCCATACCAACCCTAACTTTGGAGGAGGCGGTCCTGGCGGCCCTGGTGGACCCCCGCCACGAGGCGCAAGTGAGGCAGAGGATACCACAAGCGATACTGCTTAGATTTTAGCCACTGAGTAAGATCCTCCAGCTTCGATGGACAGTGGCCGAAAGTCAACTAAGAAGTTTGCTTATGTTGGAATATATAGCTACTATGTATCTTCATACAGGTTATGTCATAGCACCCCTAGGCATAATAGATCAATACAAgatataagatatattttacAAATAACACATAAGTCCATATCAGATCTCTCAAGTGCCTAAGTTGTAATTAGATCCAGGTCACCGTGCTATATTAAACAATATCTACATCCTCCTAATCCGGTGGAGGGAGACTGAGAAGTTCTTGGTACATTCGACCATCTGGAACCTTATACGTTGTGATCTCATCCAGCTCTTCCCGTATTCTCTGAACCTCGCCATATCCTATGCGCTGTTGCATCTTTGTCAAGATATCCTTCACCAGAGTAATCTCTTCGATTGACCTGGCACCATACCCGAGTATCAACAATGGCCATGCTCCTAGGTAACAACTACTCCATTTTTGATGTTCCTCGGGACATTGAAGAATATTCATGGCTAAATCGAGTTGCCATCTCCAAGGCTTCCcaccagcatcttcaaccgAAACGAGAGGACAGTCTGTATCGTCCCGTGACGCCAGGGTTTCTGTGATTAGATCCAGAAGGAGTGAAGTTGCGATTATCATCAGGTCATTGAAGCATGAATCACCATGATGAACGTTCTGACTGTCTTGATCATCGAGTAACAATTGCTCCCAGTACTGCAGCTCCATCTTCAAGCCTATCAGGTGATCTAAAAGTCTGTTTCGAGGGACATTATAAGAGTCAATAATCCGCAATATGAGTCGATATAGGGACGTGGGTACTCCAAGCACGATGCTTGGTTTTGAGAAAGATGGATTTGCGTTGTCGTATGAGCGAAGCAAATCTTCAGCATGGGTGATGAATTCAGAGTCCAGCCGAAAGTCGGGCCTGAATGGCCTCCTGATAGATAGCAAAAAGCCCTGATACAGCACGCTTTCAACATTGATCCTGTCGTAGCTTTGAGTGAATGGCC
It encodes:
- a CDS encoding thioesterase-like superfamily-domain-containing protein; amino-acid sequence: MSLRFLKRPIKLASRHAISQLRSKSSLAQSNNDLTSFPSRWFADLQAQLKEFTSDHYPASCVQEAKRQLVSNEENWLQLLAGQQGFLTDKKWRGLDNHQLLWGDMDSMGHVNNVMYNRYVETGRVHFIRQHSEDAAEHEKSQWDDLPTPRSLGLILRSITTEYKFPLEFPDHITVLYKLLEAPTNESTSLKMEAWILSEQYRRLAARCIDDTVIYDYTTAKKTVLKPFMVDKFQQTFSMQQANQRKYTDQAKRAIQAAEELQIKYK
- a CDS encoding putative C6 transcription factor is translated as MSQRNRPILPAEPNSTIRGPDHSSSSRGVPVTSTKLVRRARPVIQACDRCRKQKVKCNGERPVCKTCASKRVPCSWTVANHQTTVSASRHQAVQVENERLREVYALLQTLPESEARQMFARIRDADDPITVLNLARGASTLRDPPSPRPEITSTGWNPRVDALSLKTLSESPIRVHAKPWTAVAGDGLVSQLISSFFTWDDAFFYPFIDLQAFLKDMNSGEVKKARYCSPFLVNAICASRCFTSARAKMFSSIAGKSVGAQFLDEAKKLLDLENGRASLPTVQGLTLMFTLSAYRGMDRAGMMYRYAAYEMFRRLHLDGTFNRIKDDPGQTRQREIISKAAWGLFCFESIVAYVYLEQSLLAPPTIPRCFHAKDRPSENLDLWGDLHQTERGMPPFVPGILDATCDLSEMLYEIMFCNIRAQEIGSEEDLKKRRELYNSVLEWSGNLPKRMKKDENLTPQTCFLRYLSLPTFCIPLSHRDRIYIDELLISLLRPLSPDTIFENGTTAKTHCIQLAGIDADIVAQYIQHFSIRDYSCMALCGLYNSVGTVAAYLDDPTARSTFVKASMMLRQIGRDFPMAIFILQGIQAMAWASGFALPTEASQFFKELGSGKEELLDMPIAFTLPSVASVRQLLSADSGDNNNNLEMGIEIGLLLSRWSSLSVD
- a CDS encoding Intradiol ring-cleavage dioxygenase; translated protein: MRVSASIALALAALAVAHPGEDHHDELEARRSFEASAERLSLRHCAEKLQARGVTERNIKRRSALIEEHRRKRGIKKRDLEDVLNTDHNKTHLGYTPNTPAEILFAGQNSCVLTPEVTLGPYYVSGESVRRNLKEDQEGVDLILDYQIINVATCEPVPKLYLEIWHCNSTGVYGGVNNQGNGNFDDKANINKTFGRGIQPTDEDGVAQFETIFPGHYVGRTTHIHLLAHANATLYQNKTLGNVIYSSHIGQTYFDQDLIDDVEALAPYTTNTQAQTTNAGDGILAQAANQDYDPVVEWTLLGDTVAEGLFGWLAYGINITTTDKVTPAVFRYEDGGHTNPNFGGGGPGGPGGPPPRGASEAEDTTSDTA